TCGGCGCCTGGAAGTTCGAGCGACGACGTCTGCAGGGCTGTGCCCCACTTCTCGTCCTTGCGCGGCAGGAAGGCAAGCCGATGGATGAATGGTCTGAAATCGATGGGCGTTCCGGGATTGACGATCGCCTCGAAGTCAATCCGGCAAGGATACTGCCGGTCGGCCCAGTTGGCCTCGGACGAGCGATACACGGGCGTGGTGACGCACGCCACCGCGCCGAGCTTGTGCTGGACCTTGATGTAGAAGATCAGGAGGTCGCCGGGCTTGATCTCGCTGATGCGCATGTAGTTCTCATCACCCCATCGCCGGCGGCCCAGGCATGCGAAGTAGTTCTCCAGTGAGGTCACCAACAGCCACTTCCGCCCAGGCCCCGCGGTGAGGTGCCCCAGCATCGTTCGCTGTACGAGCTCGCGGGCGCGCCGGAACTCCGGTGAGTGCCGCATCTGCCGCCACAGCCGCTCGCGGGCGCTCTGATCGGTGCGGTAGGCGTTGACGATCTCCTTCGTGAGGCCCATCACGCGAGGTGATTGCCAGAGGTTCCGAAAGAATCCGTCCAGGTCGCTGGCCGGCGGTTCCTGGAGTCCACCGGTGAGGACCACGTTGAGCTCGACATTCCTGGTCAGGGCAGGGCCGGTTAGGTTCGAAGAGCCAACGACGGCCACGAAGTCCGATCCGGCGGGGCGTGCAGGGCTTCGAGCGCCTCGACCTGGGTCAGCCCGAAGTCGGTCACCGCGATCACCTGAAGCTGGCGCATGGGCCGTTGCAGCAGGCGGAGTT
Above is a genomic segment from Armatimonadota bacterium containing:
- a CDS encoding EVE domain-containing protein — encoded protein: MGLTKEIVNAYRTDQSARERLWRQMRHSPEFRRARELVQRTMLGHLTAGPGRKWLLVTSLENYFACLGRRRWGDENYMRISEIKPGDLLIFYIKVQHKLGAVACVTTPVYRSSEANWADRQYPCRIDFEAIVNPGTPIDFRPFIHRLAFLPRKDEKWGTALQTSSLELPGADAQLLVEAIGAAEAAPGLRLAVAEGQTGYGTEVKPST